From a region of the Trichoderma atroviride chromosome 6, complete sequence genome:
- a CDS encoding NRPS (SMCOG1002:AMP-dependent synthetase and ligase~antiSMASH:Cluster_6.1) produces MAGSTDQAVTKPTTVCDLVEQWAQRQPDHIAISFGDRTVTYSELDNAATHIAWLLSEKQVKHGDKIPVLAQRGPEMVACFLGVLKAGASYIPIDIESWSEDRIQSTLKRVSARVVLNTCTDEYLEYEEISHTQIEEAFASDIKRHWQRNEDHPWKRIQSTDLAYIIFTSGTTSTPKGVMIPHSALLNYVQQGGEETPFNLNATPDDTVMLIFSPAFDAATGAIMSTICNGAELRIATTSDFLHTVTLCTIIACTPSVLQTIQDPTTCSKLRTIVLGGEAPPIALVRKWAESLPTSTIYNFYGPTETTIASLVARLHADKPITLGRPMSNGRVLLLDGEKESDYGEICLTGPGLARGYYENEALTAEKFVFWQGERIYRTGDFGRFTDHGLEFAGRKDSFVKNRGFLINLDAQVIPMLSNSPNVMAATAFMYRGRLVSFVTPETVDGVALRKGLSLEYDAFIIPDLIRAVEFLPLTPNGKADNRALQALLDAESSQAVDGGSLQGISDTASKMDVLKAALSFATSIPLSDITNNSSFAELGGNSLAGLKVLSFLRTKGFHVRLSMLFDLPDLAAIHDAIEELEEEEGDAADQAQTPTTGPLSTLQAKMIQAGLRNPTVNYMLLRITLPHTGKTLSGSRFQSAWHRVIERHSIFRTTFNLKDQLQEVHPELNLDWGNEETTKDQLQSVIQARSQEMRKKISYIEHGDTFMPISAYRLITVPNIGSTLLSLVHHSIADGWSFSVILEELRLALDGKSLPDPPQFISIAKTQARLQEDAQGNAFWDALLEDSLTQPQLTLPRPPADTPAADWSKSLQLNLSFTPDELESKARLRRITPATMIYAAWGLVLSNYSFTDRVAFGAVFSGRNIDTMNVDRVAGPLLNTLPFPLEFKEEQTVAEMLSATQSQLLKMLEFQWSSDKTVAKLPADRIANAFQTIVVMEYDLPTMGGACEALPEPWSIERDDMMEFGISLLLEAEDDGSLRARILYDGLRYTERSITGLLSHFKSAIQGLLDNKNTLTQDVRDKIITGEERHNLLNPPRGRVGNYQGYDTIKGAFEASAAKWPDLRALESTRGSMTYRELDEAANKLANHLRSITKPGSVVGILTDGSLHWVVAILAVLKAGCICCAIDVNLPAARIKIITEQSGASIYIAANKNCARAIQNTSEKHIIVSEEFVASCETQPQQLETISKPKDVIYLVFTSGSTGIPKGVALHNHSLLMVIDHEPTRLFSGPGRRNGQVYALGFDVVLVEIFGTICYGGTLVLKDPNDPLGHLKRVDAAHSTPSLLAALSPGEYPNLDTIGLAGEAVPQSLADAWSHKRLFNFYGPSECAPISTGTELLPGDKVTIGKAVPHLDLYLLDHHQCLVPPGITGEIYLSGEQMTRGYWNLPNQTKAAFLPNPFSPGKFMYKTGDLGCWTEDMKVAYVGRIDNQVKVRGFRIEMEEIERALVRADSAIQRAAAIVVDGIRIVAFITPSTVDTSAVSRKMKTLLPAYACPAQVMAFESLPQSSNLKIDRKALQLLATEYKDQGDAPSTPTEKIIAQVWSQILNFEDDNKVHITRDDDFLAIGGNSLLAIKAARLISESIGYHIPMPLLIRERVLSGLAQAIDGYKSQGDLEDGLTTFRSFLSNLSTPTSLAAPQVPSELEEELYVWHTVTTTKSLLNTAFQFIIEGDVDTTLLKRAVVSVIQRHPILRARYVLENGLLFRLISDEVTEPLVFTGGALDSKEFQSLIDKPFDLAKDQLIRVVIWSQGDENSKMTTSLSLITHHIITDKASLAILLQEVSDEYQSAVNGITPDKQNGDASSHKGNYIEWTQWLQQNSKLPTTPEFTAKRKFWKNRVEGMQSIEFLDNPETQTLDTEIPGYQSFVIPTTDSAGFSQRLALATTALTVSAVFNNTDITLGIPYMSRDEPGSGSLMGLFLDRLPVRFALNEDNMADSTRLINDITTEVNLATENQIPYAEILQLAKDKKSLFDVMVIYHWQSDALEHSLKIPGAQISSKPIRARGAKFPLQLEFSEQRDGLHCGIEYNASNISPSQMAAIISYMPIVIKGLVSGLAPAEILSSFQTVKYINPLLAMPAFKSRIAEICGIFSEALGIPLTEITPNLTLFDLGGTPMTAIRLHYLLTEKGLNCDLLNILKRPTAKDIAWLS; encoded by the exons ATGGCGGGCTCCACTGATCAAGCCGTCACAAAGCCTACAACAGTATGTGATCTTGTCGAGCAGTGGGCACAGAGGCAGCCAGACCACATTGCCATCTCTTTTGGAGATAGAACAGTCACATACTCAGAGCTCGATAACGCAGCAACTCATATTGCATGGCTTTTGTCTGAGAAGCAGGTTAAACATGGAGATAAGATTCCTGTTTTGGCGCAGAGAGGCCCGGAAATGGTGGCCTGCTTCTTAGGTGTTCTTAAGGCGGGTGCTTCGTATATCCCCATTGATATAGAATCTTGGAGCGAAGATCGAATCCAGTCAACATTGAAGCGAGTATCCGCCCGAGTGGTTTTAAATACTTGCACAGACGAATATCTCGAATATGAAGAGATCTCGCACACCCAGATCGAGGAAGCCTTTGCGTCAGACATTAAGCGACACTGGCAAAGGAATGAGGACCACCCGTGGAAAAGAATCCAGTCCACTGATCTGGCCTACATTATCTTCACATCAGGCACGACGTCTACGCCCAAAGGCGTCATGATTCCACACAGCGCACTCTTGAACTATGTCCAGCAAGGCGGGGAGGAGACTCCCTTTAATCTGAACGCAACACCAGACGATACTGTTATGCTCATCTTCTCGCCTGCGTTCGATGCTGCAACCGGTGCCATCATGTCGACTATCTGCAATGGCGCTGAGCTGAGAATTGCAACCACCTCTGATTTCTTACATACTGTGACGCTTTGTACTATTATAGCGTGCACACCGTCTGTTCTACAAACGATACAAGATCCAACGACTTGTTCCAAGCTGCGGACTATTGTGCTCGGTGGAGAAGCGCCTCCTATTGCGTTGGTCCGCAAATGGGCAGAATCGTTACCGACTTCTACCATCTATAATTTCTATGGGCCAACAGAAACCACCATTGCTTCGCTTGTGGCACGACTCCATGCCGATAAGCCGATCACTCTGGGACGTCCAATGTCGAATGGACGTGTATTATTGCTTGATGGAGAAAAGGAGTCTGATTACGGAGAAATCTGCTTAACGGGTCCGGGTTTGGCTAGGGGCTATTACGAAAATGAAGCGCTCACAGCCGAAAAGTTTGTGTTCTGGCAAGGCGAAAGAATTTATCGGACTGGAGACTTTGGCCGATTTACAGATCACGGACTGGAATTCGCTGGTCGAAAGGACAGCTTTGTCAAAAACCGTGGATTTCTTATCAACCTTGATGCCCAGGTGATCCCCATGCTCAGCAATAGCCCCAATGTCATGGCGGCTACAGCTTTCATGTATCGCGGCCGATTGGTATCCTTTGTAACGCCGGAAACCGTTGACGGCGTTGCTTTGCGAAAGGGCCTATCTCTGGAATACGACGCTTTTATTATACCAGATTTGATTCGCGCAGTGGAATTTCTCCCTCTCACTCCCAATGGCAAAGCCGATAATCGGGCTCTACAAGCATTGCTGGACGCTGAAAGCTCGCAAGCAGTGGATGGTGGTTCATTGCAAGGCATTTCTGATACCGCTTCAAAGATGGATGTATTGAAGGCTGCGCTCTCCTTTGCTACATCGATTCCTCTGTCAGACATAACAAATAACAGTTCCTTTGCGGAACTGGGTGGAAACTCACTGGCAGGGCTGAAAGTCTTATCCTTTTTACGAACAAAAGGCTTTCACGTGCGACTTAGTATGCTCTTTGACCTCCCAGATCTAGCTGCCATTCATGATGCCATagaggagcttgaagaggaagaaggagatgcagcagatcaAGCGCAGACCCCTACCACAGGGCCTTTGTCGACTCTCCAAGCTAAGATGATTCAAGCAGGACTTCGAAATCCTACTGTGAATTATATGCTACTACGGATCACTTTACCTCACACAGGCAAAACGTTGAGTGGAAGCAGATTCCAGTCTGCATGGCACCGCGTCATTGAGCGGCACTCAATTTTTCGCACTACATTTAATCTGAAGGATCAATTACAAGAGGTGCACCCAGAGCTTAACCTTGACTGGGGCAATGAGGAGACAACAAAAGATCAATTGCAAAGCGTTATCCAGGCCCGCTCCCAAGAGATGCGCAAGAAAATCTCCTACATTGAGCACGGAGATACATTCATGCCCATCTCTGCTTACCGACTCATCACCGTTCCTAACATCGGCTCTACGCTCTTATCTCTTGTACATCACAGTATAGCGGATGGTTGGTCATTCAGTGTGATATTAGAAGAGCTTCGACTGGCCTTGGACGGCAAATCTCTCCCAGACCCTCCACAGTTCATCAGCATTGCCAAGACTCAAGCGCGGCTGCAGGAAGATGCCCAAGGCAACGCATTCTGGGATGCCCTCCTGGAGGATAGTTTGACGCAGCCACAGTTGACTCTGCCAAGGCCTCCCGCCGATACCCCAGCTGCTGACTGGTCTAAAAGCCTTCAATTGAACCTCAGCTTTACACCAGATGAGTTGGAGTCTAAAGCACGTCTTCGGCGAATTACACCAGCAACGATGATCTACGCAGCATGGGGCCTGGTTCTATCAAACTACAGCTTCACTGATCGGGTGGCATTTGGCGCAGTGTTTTCTGGAAGAAACATTGATACCATGAATGTCGATCGAGTAGCTGGACCACTCCTTAACACATTGCCATTTCCTTTAGAGTTCAAGGAGGAACAGACTGTGGCGGAAATGCTTTCAGCTACACAGAGTCAGCTtttgaagatgctggagtTCCAATGGTCTTCTGACAAGACTGTGGCCAAACTGCCAGCAGATAGAATAGCCAATGCATTCCAGACCATTGTGGTCATGGAATACGATCTTCCAACGATGGGAGGAGCTTGCGAGGCACTCCCAGAGCCCTGGAGCATTGAGCGCGATGACATGATGGAGTTTGGCATCTCTTTGCTActtgaagcagaagacgatGGCAGCCTTCGTGCCCGTATCTTATACGACGGTTTGCGATATACTGAGCGGAGTATCACAGGCCTGTTGAGCCATTTCAAGAGTGCAATCCAAGGGCTACTCGATAATAAGAATACTCTGACCCAGGATGTTCGAGACAAGATTATCacaggagaagaaagacatAACTTATTGAATCCGCCAAGAGGCCGAGTTGGCAATTACCAAGGCTATGATACCATCAAAGGCGCATTTGAGGCTTCTGCCGCGAAATGGCCAGATTTGAGAGCTTTGGAGTCTACGCGCGGTTCAATGACTTATCGGGAACTAGACGAGGCCGCCAATAAGCTAGCTAATCACCTGCGATCCATCACAAAGCCAGGGAGTGTTGTTGGCATTCTTACTGATGGCTCTCTTCACTGGGTTGTGGCAATCTTAGCGGTGCTCAAAGCAGGCTGCATTTGTTGCGCAATCGATGTGAATCTCCCAGCAGCGCGCATCAAAATCATCACAGAACAGAGTGGCGCTTCGATTTATATTGCCGCGAATAAAAATTGTGCGCGAGCAATCCAGAATACATCAGAGAAGCACATCATAGTTTCTGAAGAGTTTGTTGCATCCTGCGAGACACAACCACAACAACTCGAGACCATCTCAAAGCCAAAGGACGTCATCTATCTTGTTTTCACTTCAGGTTCCACTGGAATTCCGAAAG GTGTTGCGTTGCACAATCACAGCCTTCTCATGGTCATCGACCATGAGCCTACGCGTCTCTTCTCTGGGCCTGGTCGTCGCAATGGCCAAGTCTACGCTCTAG GGTTTGACGTGGTTCTGGTTGAAATCTTTGGTACAATTTGCTATGGCGGTACACTGGTCTTAAAGGACCCCAACGATCCGCTGGGTCATCTCAAACGGGTTGATGCAGCGCATTCCACCCCTTCGCTTCTGGCAGCTTTATCACCGGGAGAGTACCCAAATCTTGACACTATTGGTcttgctggagaagctgtgcCTCAAAGTCTTGCTGATGCGTGGTCGCACAAGCGCTTATTCAACTTTTACGGACCGAGTGAG TGCGCTCCTATATCAACTGGGACTGAACTTCTTCCCGGCGACAAAGTAACTATCGGTAAAGCCGTCCCTCATTTGGATCTTTATCTGTTGGACCACCACCAGTGTCTTGTTCCTCCAGGAATCACAGGAGAAATCTATCTTTCTGGAGAACAAATGACCCGTGGGTACTGGAACTTGCCTAACCAAACCAAGGCTGCGTTTTTGCCAAACCCCTTCTCCCCTGGCAAATTTATGTACAAGACAGGAGATTTGGGTTGTTGGACAGAAGACATGAAAGTCGCCTATGTGGGTCGCATTGACAACCAAGTGAAAGTGCGAGGATTCCGAATCGAAatggaggagattgaaagaGCTCTCGTACGAGCTGATTCCGCCATACAGCGtgccgctgccattgttgttgaCGGTATCCGCATTGTTGCTTTCATTACACCAAGCACCGTTGATACTTCGGCAGTCTCTCGTAAAATGAAGACATTGCTGCCGGCTTATGCTTGTCCTGCTCAAGTCATGGCCTTCGAGTCTCTGCCACAGTCATCAAACCTCAAGATTGACCGTAAAGCACTTCAGTTGCTGGCCACTGAGTACAAAGACCAGGGAGATGCCCCTTCAACACCAACTGAGAAGATTATTGCACAAGTCTGGAGCCAGATTCTCAACTTCGAAGACGATAATAAAGTACACATCACTAGAGACGATGACTTTTTGGCTATTGGCGGAAACTCTTTGTTAGCTATCAAGGCGGCTCGGCTGATTTCTGAGTCTATTGGCTATCATATCCCCATGCCACTTCTGATCAGAGAAAGGGTCTTATCCGGCCTCGCGCAAGCCATTGACGGATACAAGTCTCAAGGAGATCTAGAAGATGGACTCACTACTTTCAGATCCTTCTTATCCAACCTATCTACCCCAACAAGTCTGGCTGCACCCCAAGTACCATCAgaattggaagaagagttATATGTTTGGCATACCGTGACTACCACCAAATCTCTTCTCAACACCGCATTTCAGTTTATCATCGAAGGAGATGTAGACACTACATTGCTAAAGCGTGCTGTGGTCTCCGTGATCCAGAGACACCCAATTCTTCGGGCTCGCTATGTCCTCGAAAATGGGCTATTGTTTCGCTTGATCAGCGACGAAGTTACTGAACCGCTGGTTTTTACTGGAGGCGCGTTAGATTCCAAGGAATTCCAGTCGTTGATTGATAAGCCATTTGATCTAGCCAAGGATCAATTGATTCGGGTGGTCATCTGGAGCCAAGGAGACGAGAATTCGAAAATGACGACTTCGCTCTCACTCATCACTCATCATATAATCACAGACAAAGCCTCTCTTGCCATTCTGCTACAAGAAGTCAGTGATGAATACCAGTCAGCAGTTAATGGTATCACTCCCGATAAACAGAACGGAGATGCCAGTTCTCACAAGGGTAACTATATTGAATGGACTCAGTGGCTTCAGCAGAATAGCAAGCTACCTACGACACCTGAATTCACGGCTAAGCGCAAGTTCTGGAAGAATCGAGTTGAGGGTATGCAGTCTATTGAGTTTTTGGACAACCCCGAGACGCAAACTCTTGACACCGAAATACCTGGCTACCAATCTTTCGTTATACCGACCACAGATAGTGCGGGCTTTTCACAACGACTAGCCCTGGCTACAACCGCGCTTACAGTTTCAGCGGTGTTCAATAACACCGACATCACGCTTGGCATTCCGTATATGAGCAGAGACGAGCCTGGATCAGGAAGCTTGATGGGATTATTCCTTGACCGACTTCCAGTACGCTTTGCCCTCAACGAAGATAACATGGCCGACTCTACACGCCTCATTAACGACATTACTACAGAAGTTAATCTTGCAACTGAGAACCAGATACCTTACGCTGAGATTTTACAGCTAGCAAAGGATAAGAAGTCTCTCTTTGATGTCATGGTGATTTATCACTGGCAGTCAGATGCCTTGGAGCACTCTCTCAAGATACCCGGAGCTCAAATCTCAAGCAAACCTATCCGAGCGCGAGGGGCCAAGTTCCCACTGCAGCTGGAGTTCAGCGAACAACGAGATGGGTTGCACTGCGGAATTGAGTACAATGCTTCCAATATCTCTCCGTCGCAGATGGCAGCTATTATTTCCTACATGCCTATAGTAATCAAGGGTCTTGTTTCTGGTTTAGCGCCAGCTGAGATCCTCTCCTCGTTCCAAACCGTCAAGTACATTAATCCCTTGTTGGCTATGCCTGCTTTCAAGAGTAGAATTGCTGAGATTTGCGGCATATTCTCTGAGGCGCTGGGAATACCTTTGACAGAGATTACACCTAATCTGACGCTATTCGATCTTGGAGGAACGCCTATGACTGCTATTCGACTGCACTACTTATTAACTGAAAAGGGCTTAAATTGTGATTTGCTTAATATTTTGAAGAGGCCTACCGCAAAAGATATTGCTTGGTTGAGTTAG